In the genome of Tannockella kyphosi, one region contains:
- a CDS encoding transposase produces MSNFCITISLKTETYQEHILEKRFEIGRKMYNSLIVITQKRYREMTKTKEYKYIMKQYKRIHEGHPKAGVTKKDLANRLKEMQREYRLSEYDFHKDVKELQHCFRENIDSNTSQKIATNLWKAYSKVMFSDGKEIHFKKYGEFTSLEGKSNTSGIRFVNETLYWNGLIIPVIINHSNSYENECFHNPHYKICYNRILQKEIRGKYKYYLQVVFKGTPPVKYNPTTGEVKNPKRDGVVGIDLGTQTIAYCSNKEVGLIELADKVPNLEKKKRIISRKMDRSRRAMNPNNYNEDGTTKTGARKWKNSNLYLRLRSELRELSRKQAAIRKLQHETLANHLLTLGTTIYVETMHYKGLQKRAKKTTISEKTGKFNRKKRFGKSLGSKAPAMFVEILNRKLNYIDKEVLKVNNYTTKASQYNHVNQTYKKKKLSQRWNEIEYNNEVIIVQRDLYSSYLLMNMNEDLKTMNQEKCEMNFERFLIKHNQEVERLKGKKNLSSIGI; encoded by the coding sequence ATGAGTAATTTTTGTATAACAATTTCATTAAAAACAGAAACCTATCAAGAACATATATTAGAAAAACGTTTTGAAATTGGTAGAAAAATGTATAATTCTTTAATTGTTATTACTCAAAAACGATATAGAGAAATGACAAAAACAAAAGAATATAAATACATTATGAAACAATATAAACGAATTCATGAAGGACATCCTAAAGCTGGTGTAACAAAGAAAGACCTAGCTAACCGATTAAAAGAAATGCAAAGAGAATATCGTTTATCCGAATACGATTTTCATAAAGATGTAAAAGAATTACAACATTGTTTTCGTGAAAATATTGATTCAAACACGTCTCAAAAGATTGCTACGAATTTATGGAAAGCTTATAGCAAAGTAATGTTTAGTGATGGAAAAGAAATTCATTTTAAAAAGTATGGAGAATTCACTTCGTTAGAAGGAAAATCAAATACAAGTGGAATTCGTTTCGTAAATGAAACACTTTATTGGAATGGTCTTATTATTCCTGTTATCATTAATCATTCTAATAGTTATGAAAATGAATGTTTTCATAACCCTCATTATAAAATCTGTTATAATCGAATACTTCAAAAAGAAATTAGAGGAAAGTATAAATACTATCTACAAGTAGTGTTTAAAGGAACTCCTCCTGTAAAATACAATCCAACGACTGGTGAAGTAAAGAATCCTAAAAGAGATGGTGTTGTAGGTATTGACTTAGGCACGCAAACGATTGCCTATTGCTCTAACAAAGAAGTAGGATTGATTGAATTAGCTGATAAAGTACCTAACCTAGAAAAGAAAAAGCGAATCATTTCTAGAAAAATGGATCGTAGTAGACGAGCCATGAATCCTAATAACTACAATGAAGATGGAACTACTAAAACAGGAGCTAGAAAATGGAAGAACTCCAATCTCTATCTTCGATTAAGAAGCGAACTAAGAGAGCTTAGTAGAAAGCAAGCAGCTATTCGAAAGTTACAACACGAGACCTTAGCAAATCATCTTTTAACACTAGGTACGACCATTTATGTAGAAACAATGCATTATAAAGGATTGCAAAAACGTGCAAAGAAAACAACAATCAGCGAAAAGACAGGTAAATTCAATCGTAAAAAGAGGTTTGGTAAATCGTTAGGGAGTAAAGCTCCTGCTATGTTTGTAGAAATTTTGAATAGAAAGCTAAACTACATAGATAAAGAAGTTTTAAAAGTAAACAACTATACAACCAAAGCAAGTCAATACAACCATGTTAATCAAACATACAAGAAGAAAAAACTATCTCAAAGATGGAATGAGATAGAATATAACAACGAAGTGATAATAGTACAAAGAGATTTATATAGTTCTTATTTATTAATGAATATGAACGAAGATTTAAAAACAATGAATCAAGAAAAATGTGAAATGAATTTTGAAAGATTTTTAATCAAACATAACCAAGAAGTAGAAAGATTAAAAGGAAAGAAAAACCTTTCTAGTATTGGCATTTAA
- the tnpA gene encoding IS200/IS605 family transposase, with protein MKEYRKTKTTTSLINYHFIFCPRYRRKIFLIPNVEERLKIIVEETCKELEIEIIAMECDKDHIHLFINALPKYSPSEIMQKIKRKSGLILRSEFSELSQMKSLWTRSYFVSTAGVVSSETIKRYVESQRKRY; from the coding sequence ATGAAAGAATATAGAAAAACAAAAACAACAACCTCGTTAATTAATTATCATTTTATCTTTTGTCCAAGGTATCGTAGAAAAATATTTTTAATTCCAAATGTAGAAGAAAGGCTTAAAATCATAGTGGAAGAAACTTGCAAGGAATTAGAAATTGAAATTATTGCTATGGAATGTGATAAGGATCATATTCATTTGTTTATAAACGCATTACCAAAATATAGCCCTAGCGAAATTATGCAAAAAATAAAAAGGAAAAGTGGGTTGATATTAAGAAGTGAATTTTCAGAGTTGAGTCAGATGAAAAGTTTGTGGACAAGAAGCTATTTTGTTTCAACTGCCGGTGTTGTTAGTAGTGAAACAATAAAGAGATATGTAGAAAGCCAGAGAAAAAGATATTAA
- a CDS encoding DNA-3-methyladenine glycosylase I has translation MQRCPWPYLEKSAIYQDYHDNEWGKPNHNDQALFEKLSLEIFQAGLSWLTILKKRDYFRKAFDDFDIQVIVNYQESKIQELMNDVGIVRNRPKIEAIIHNASIIFDIIDEFGSFDRYVWSFSKGQILMDESLEDKQAFSNNVWQDFKKRGFQRVGKVTTYSFLESIGVMNNHHPDCYLNSSSNKM, from the coding sequence TGGCCTTATTTAGAAAAAAGCGCAATATATCAAGATTATCATGATAATGAATGGGGAAAACCAAACCACAATGATCAAGCATTATTTGAAAAGTTATCATTAGAAATATTTCAAGCTGGCTTATCTTGGTTAACTATTTTAAAAAAGAGAGATTATTTTAGAAAAGCGTTTGATGATTTTGATATTCAAGTTATTGTTAATTATCAAGAAAGTAAGATACAGGAATTAATGAATGATGTAGGGATAGTTCGAAATCGTCCTAAAATAGAAGCAATCATACATAATGCAAGTATTATATTCGATATTATTGATGAATTTGGATCTTTTGATCGTTATGTTTGGTCTTTTAGTAAAGGACAAATTTTAATGGATGAATCATTAGAAGACAAACAAGCATTTTCAAATAATGTATGGCAAGATTTTAAAAAGAGAGGATTTCAAAGAGTTGGGAAAGTAACAACGTATTCTTTTTTAGAATCTATCGGTGTGATGAATAATCATCACCCTGATTGTTATCTAAATTCTTCTAGTAATAAGATGTAA